A region of the Apteryx mantelli isolate bAptMan1 chromosome 34, bAptMan1.hap1, whole genome shotgun sequence genome:
CGCTGGGCGTCTGCCCCCTCGGCCCCGTGCCCCTCTCCAAGGAGCAGCTCTACCAGCAGGCCATGGAGGAGGCCGCCTGGCACCACATGCCCCATCCCTCCGACTCGGAGCGCATCCGGTAcgccggcgggagcgggagcggggcgccgggggggcggcggggaggggagggcagggggcctCGCTGACGCTCTtgccccccttgcccccccctTCCCGTGCAGGCAGTACCTGCCCCGGAACCCCTGCCCCACGCCCCCCTACCACCACCAGATGCCCCCCCCGCACTCGGACACGGTGGAGTTCTACCAGCGCCTCTCCACCGAGACGCTCTTCTTCATCTTCTACTACTTGGAGGTAACGGCTACCGCGTCCCTGGGGGGGCCCTGAACCCCAACATCCTCTCTGGGCACGTCCTGACCCCCCCCCGAACCCCTGGGCATGTCCCGGACTCCCTCTGGGGtgtcctgaccccccccccgggtgctcTGAACCCCTCTGGGCAcgtcctgacccccccccccgaacccctGGGCATGTCCCGGACTCCCTTTGGGGtgtcctgacccccccccccgggtgctcTGAACTCCCCCCCCAGGCATGCCCTAAACCCCCGGGCCTGTCCCAAATCCCTCTGGGGTGCCCTGAAACCCCTGGGGAGGCTCTGGACCATATCGGgtgccctgaccccccccccccccccaggcatgtCTTATATTTCTCTAGGGGGCCTCCACCCCCCCTGGGTGCTTTGAATCCCCCTGGGGATGCCTCAATCCTCCCTGGGATGCTCTGAACCCCCCCCGGCATGTCTAGAATCCCTCTGGGGTGCCCTGAACCCCCCCCGGCATGTCTTACATTGCTCTGGGGTGCCCCAAACCTCTTTGGGGTGCCCTGAACCCCCCTAGGGTGCTCTAACCTCCCCCAAACATGTCTTATATCCCCCTGGGGTGCCTCAACTCCCCCCTGGGATGCCCCAagccccccccccagggtgctcTGAACCCCCCCGGCATGTCTTAACTTGCTCTGGGGTGCCCCAAACCTCTCTGGGatgccctgaccccccccccggggtgcgcTGAGCCCCCCTGCCCCGTCCCGCTGGTGCCCTGCCCCTGCCGCGTTTGCCCCCCCGGGGGCCGCTGTGCCCCCCCCCGGGCTGACGCGGCGTGCGCGCGCAGGGCACCAAGGCGCAGTACCTGGCGGCCAAGGCGCTGAAGAAGCAGTCGTGGCGCTTCCACACCAAGTACATGATGTGGTTCCAGCGCCACGAGGAGCCCAAGACCATCACCGACGAGTTCGAGCAGGTGAGGGCCGCGGGGGGGCCcccgccgggcgctgcccccgccccggggcccccccgctgatgcccccccccctttcaccCTGCCCAGGGCACCTATATCTACTTTGACTACGAGAAGTGGGGCCAGCGGAAGAAGGAGGGCTTCACCTTCGAGTACCGCTACCTCGAGGACCGCGACCTGCAGTgacgggggcagcgccgggccctgattccttccccccccaccccccaaaaccggggtgggggggggccgggggcagcccggggttccctcccctcccctgccccccctgcATGCAATtcccggggggcgccggggccccggggccgtGGGGTTAGacccgaaaaaaaaaaagccgttaAAAACCAGCAGAGTCGTTtaacccccccccttcctccccccccccccccaatcccagctGGGCtgagcatttggggggggggccctgccccGGCACCCCCCAAACCCCGGGCCCCCGGCCAGCGTCTCCCGCCCCCATCCTGGGGGTGGcacggagggggagggggggtccctgggggcagATGGGGGGGTTGGAAAGTCGCTTCCTGCCCCATTCACCCCCCTCAGCTgctccccgccctcctcccccccctcccgcgcTGGCGGTTTAAGATATTTTTCGTAAACctattttcattttggaaaatatttatgaataaataGTTTTATATGGACGGGGTTGtctcgtggggggggggggctcagcccatccttccccccctttcccccccccccttggcacTGAGCTGCTCCGGTCCCGATAcagcatctcccccccccccttggttTACGGGATGGTTCGTTGCAAGGCtcgagggacccaggagtcctgcagCCCAGTtctggggggtccggggggggggttCAGCGGGGTTTGGGgggcccccggcgctgccgggccAGGTGGGGGTTGAACTGGGAGTTGTAGGGCCGCGTGCGGTCGTCGGCcgggggggtggcggcggcggcgggcggctcccgGGGCCCCGCCAGCAGCGCCCGCGTCCTGGCCCGCTCGGCCTCTTCCCGCTGCAGCCGCTCCCGGCGCAGCTCCTCCAGCGACGGCGGCCTGCGGGACGAGGGCGGCAGCTGCCACCGGAGCCCCCGCGGCGCCACGGGGGCCCCTGCTCCGGGGGCACGAAGGGAGGAGATGCCCCGGCTCCTGGGGCAGTTGTGACCCCCCTACTCGGGCAGAAAGGGAAGAGACGCCCTTGTCCCTGCCCCAAAAGGCTCTAGGGGGGCAGTTGTAACCCGCTATGGGGGCAGCAGATGGGCAGATGCCCCCACTCTTTGCCCCAGCAGGTTCCGGGGGCAGTTGTGACCCCCTACCCGGGGCAGAAAGCGAAGACGTGCCCTTGTACCTGCCCCGAAAGGCTCCAGGGGGGCAGTTGTGACCCGCTATGGGGGCAGGAGCACAGGAGATGCCCCCATTCCCTGCCCCAGCTGGCTTTGGGGGCAGTTGTTACCCCCTCCCTGGGGCAGAAGGGGAGGAAATGCCCCGGTCCCTGCCCCAGCCAGCCCCCGGGGGCAGTTGTGACCCGCtctggggggcaggaagggggggaGATGCcccagctgtgggggggggggggccgctgcgGTGGGAATTGCTGGGAGCAGGTGCCGGCTCACCCTGCCGCCCGGCTCTCGGGCCGCcgctcccgctgccgccgctgctcccgCTCCCGGCGCGCTCCCTTCTTCCGCAACTGCTTCTCCATCTCCCGCAGCGGGTCCAGCTTCGCTTTCTGGCCCTCGTCGCGCTCCGccacctccgccgccgccgcctcgggcgcCCGCTGGTACCAGGGCGGGCAGGTCTGGGCCTCGGCCGCGCTCTGGCCCAGGTAGgtcagcagccccagggcctgtTCCCGGcgctcctggggggggggacgaGAGGCAGCGTCGGGGGGCGGCGGAGGGAGGGTGgctgcctgcctccctcacccCCGGCCGCCGCCACCCCGGGGTCCTTCCTCACCTGCTCCTGCCGCTTCTCCTCCTCGTGCTCCTTGTTGGGGGCCGGGGTCCCGCCGGCCTCGGCCGGGCTGGGGAAGAGCTCGAGgtggccggggccgccggggacCAGGGCGGTGCAGTCTGGGGGGCCGGGCCCCCCTCGCGCCTTCTTCCGCAGCAGCTGGGTCCGGGCCTGCGGGACGCGGTGCGGCTGAGAACCCCCCGCTTTCGACGCAGGGAGGTGTTTTGCCCCCCGTTTTAAAATGGTTTGGCCcattccccccctgccccggtggAAATAGATTGATCAACCTCCCCCCCTCCCGGGAATGGTTTGATCCCCCCCCTCCAGGGAATGGCTTGACCCATTCCCCCTTAGAGAATGGTTTGATCCAACATCCCCCATCAAGGAATGGTTTGATCCAACCCCTCCCCAGGGAATGGGCTGATCCAACCCCCCCCAAAGGGAATGGTTCGACCCAACCCCCCAAAGGAATGGTTTAATCCAACCCCCTCCACCCGGGAATGGTTTGATCCACCCCAAGGGAATGGTTTGatccgccccgccccccgcacgTGCGCGATGGTCGGGTCCAGCCCCGCCCCCACGTCACGTGGGCGCAGGGCGGGAAAGGCGCCCGCGGCAGCACTGCGCAGGCGCGGCGCGCGCACGGCCGTTAGAGCAGCAGCGCGCATGCTCAtccgcccccccccacacacacac
Encoded here:
- the LENG1 gene encoding leukocyte receptor cluster member 1, yielding MNILPKKSWHVRNKDNVARVRRDEAEAEAERRKREARALLAEQEARTQLLRKKARGGPGPPDCTALVPGGPGHLELFPSPAEAGGTPAPNKEHEEEKRQEQERREQALGLLTYLGQSAAEAQTCPPWYQRAPEAAAAEVAERDEGQKAKLDPLREMEKQLRKKGARREREQRRQRERRPESRAAGPPSLEELRRERLQREEAERARTRALLAGPREPPAAAATPPADDRTRPYNSQFNPHLARQRRGPPKPR